A section of the Citrus sinensis cultivar Valencia sweet orange chromosome 8, DVS_A1.0, whole genome shotgun sequence genome encodes:
- the LOC102627683 gene encoding uncharacterized protein LOC102627683 has translation MHSSIASFQWLLYIFTVISSLQVSATRFNIPRLSPTRGTILQNPEILSATISEDFQTFYYNQTLDHFNYRPESYSTFQQRYVINFKYWGGGAGADANAPIFVYLGAEGPLDGDISIIGFLTDNAARFNALLVYIEHRYYGKSISFGSREEDLKNSSTLGYFNSAQAVTDYAEILLYIKEKFNARHSPVIVIGGSYGGMLATWFRLKYPHVALGALASSAPILYFDDITPQNGYYSIVTRDFREASETCYETILKSWAEIEKVASKPDGLSILSKKFRTCKPLKDSYELEGYLKSVYADAAQYNQPPEYPVNMLCGGIDGAALGIDNDILSKIFAGVVAYEGNMSCYVNPPTIETETTVGWRWQTCSEMVIPIGTDNTTMFQPAPFNLSSFIDRCESLYGVSPRPHWVTTYYGGYDIKLILQRFASNIIFSNGLRDPYSSGGVLENISDSVVAIPTINGSHCLDILGAKESSDPDWLVTQRETEIEIIEGWISKYYADLKAIK, from the exons ATGCACTCTTCAATTGCTTCATTTCAATGGCTCCTATACATTTTCACGGTAATTTCCTCACTCCAAGTTTCTGCCACAAGGTTTAACATTCCAAGGCTTAGTCCAACCAGAGGAACAATTTTACAAAACCCAGAAATTCTTTCAGCAACAATTTCCGAAGATTTCCAAACATTTTACTACAACCAGACACTTGATCACTTCAACTACAGGCCTGAAAGCTACTCAACTTTCCAACAAAGATACGTTATCAATTTCAAGTACTGGGGTGGCGGTGCAGGTGCTGATGCGAATGCACCAATCTTTGTATATCTCGGTGCTGAAGGGCCCTTAGACGGTGATATTTCTATCATCGGTTTCTTAACTGATAACGCCGCTCGATTCAATGCTCTCCTAGTATATATTGAG CATAGATACTATGGGAAATCAATTTCATTTGGGTCAAGAGAAGAAGACTTGAAAAATTCAAGCACTCTTGGCTATTTCAACTCGGCACAAGCTGTAACGGACTATGCGGAAATTCTCTTGtatataaaggaaaaatttaATGCTAGGCATTCTCCGGTGATCGTCATCGGGGGATCATATGGAGGAA TGCTCGCTACATGGTTTCGTCTAAAATATCCGCATGTCGCCCTTGGAGCCTTGGCCTCCTCAGCTCCAATTCTGTATTTTGATGACATCACGCCACAAAATGGATATTATTCTATTGTCACCAGGGACTTTAGA GAAGCAAGTGAGACATGCTACGAAACCATATTGAAGTCATGGGCAGAGATAGAAAAGGTTGCTTCTAAGCCTGATGGTCTCTCAATCCTCAGCAAGAAATTCAGAACTTGCAA GCCATTGAAAGACTCATATGAGCTGGAAGGCTACTTGAAGTCAGTGTATGCGGATGCGGCTCAATATAATCAGCCACCAGAGTATCCAGTTAACATGCTCTGTGGTGGCATTGATGGGGCAGCTTTAGGCATTGATAATGATATTCTTAGCAAAATATTTGCTGGGGTTGTTGCTTACGAAGGAAATATGTCATGCTATGTTAATCCACCCACTATTGAAACTGAAACCACCGTAGGATGGAGATGGCag ACATGCAGCGAGATGGTGATACCGATTGGCACTGACAATACTACAATGTTCCAACCTGCTCCTTTCAATCTGAGCAGCTTCATTGACCGGTGCGAGAGCTTGTATGGCGTCTCCCCGCGGCCTCATTGGGTCACTACTTACTATGGAGGCTAT GATATAAAACTGATTCTCCAAAGATTTGCTAGCAACATTATTTTCTCCAATGGACTCAGAGATCCTTACAGCAGTGGCGG agTATTGGAGAACATATCAGATAGTGTCGTCGCCATTCCTACCATCAATG gCTCTCACTGCTTGGATATTCTTGGAGCCAAAGAAAGCAGTGATCCCGACTGGTTGGTCACGCAACGTGAGACTGAAATAGAGATCATTGAAGGATGGATATCTAAGTACTATGCTGATCTCAAagcaatcaaataa